The following proteins come from a genomic window of Citrobacter europaeus:
- a CDS encoding phage tail tape measure protein: MGDVASLAVGLHLNAANFKSQLMSAYGSAESQSRQFNRNAQADAKKTEDAYKRVSASVSGLAGRLAGFAGAGLSLGTIISTTRQYSQSLSDLQAITGATSAQMKLYDQAAQEMGRTTEYSASQAAEAIKLMASAKPELLSTSAGLTAATKSALTLAQAAGTTLPDATRTLALSLNQFGAGASEADRYINVLAAGAKFGSSEIADTAAAIKNGGVAAAQAGVGFETLNAAIQVMAEREVKGGEAGTALRNVILNLEKGTDKTLKPSVVGLSQALENLAGKNLSTKQAVKLFGVENLSAASILVQNREKVESLTAALTGTQTAHEQAEIRVNNLNGDLLSLTSAFEGLIIKVGQSGNGPLRSGVQTVTDAINGLTDNFNTVANVALYTLIPVLATKLTAGIRGNIGAWVEQQQAVRASAMAQADMARKTLESTAATLAQNNAEFGRYREMEKSARQFGLNVSYQSEFNRLIRQETEQTLLSTQAKSQLNAANKQLSVSARAASAAVGMARGALALLGGPVGAAMLAGSALLYFHNQAKNARQSAIDLKNAVVETNEELKKLSLNQLNVKQLDIDEQFENQVIQRNKLIKEIQDAESRIDGLSGFDPFGQLKGVQNDKTRYKGDLDAVEQGLKLLKERQKIVKEAIEQAKSGKLDPTPKPDKPGNETGSDKPDTPWTGEGGDTGKGQKSKVNQYEQLRREIEAAHASSLGRINLQEQESARKLLEAARADGASEADIQKTLLLNAENYQKQRLELAEQYAPARATLTKEREASQELKSLLNARLLDEKEYQTARITLAQSTARELLQAQAAAMSAPLIDIAGMVDPLAELRNQLAEHQSLLQAFYQNDAINKEQYELLKQKADKDSADAQYQTAVELYKSQGNLNSLAIGLMETTQERTSNMLTGMLNGTQTLRDGMIGLFASLTQSVIKNLVDMAAQALITNTILKSIMGIGGSLFGGAVTASTGTAISSFGSSFSFNAKGGVYDSPSLSAYSNGIYDSPTLFAFAKGAGVFGEAGPEAIMPLAKTTDGTLGVRALGDPGSSGGGMNGGIAYSPVYHIAIQNDGQNGEIGPQASQMLVKMIDTRVMSILRTQGRDGGMLAGG; encoded by the coding sequence ATGGGTGACGTTGCCTCTCTTGCCGTTGGGCTGCATCTGAATGCAGCGAACTTTAAATCGCAGCTGATGAGCGCCTACGGCAGCGCTGAGAGTCAGTCACGCCAGTTTAACCGCAATGCCCAGGCCGATGCGAAAAAGACGGAGGATGCCTATAAGCGTGTTTCTGCTTCGGTATCGGGGCTGGCAGGCAGGCTGGCAGGTTTTGCCGGGGCGGGTTTATCGCTGGGTACCATTATCAGCACCACGCGGCAGTACAGCCAGTCGTTGTCGGATTTGCAGGCTATCACCGGTGCCACCAGTGCGCAGATGAAACTGTACGATCAGGCGGCGCAGGAAATGGGCCGCACAACGGAATACAGCGCATCACAGGCCGCTGAGGCGATTAAGCTGATGGCTTCGGCAAAGCCTGAACTGCTGAGCACCTCTGCGGGGCTGACGGCGGCGACCAAAAGCGCGTTAACGCTGGCCCAGGCCGCTGGGACCACGCTTCCGGATGCCACCCGAACGCTGGCCCTGTCATTAAACCAGTTTGGGGCGGGAGCCAGTGAAGCCGACCGGTATATCAACGTGCTGGCTGCTGGCGCGAAATTTGGCTCGTCGGAGATAGCCGATACTGCTGCCGCGATTAAAAATGGCGGGGTGGCAGCGGCACAGGCTGGCGTGGGTTTTGAAACCCTCAATGCCGCCATACAGGTAATGGCGGAGCGCGAAGTGAAAGGCGGCGAAGCCGGGACCGCACTGCGCAACGTGATCCTGAATCTGGAGAAAGGAACGGATAAGACCCTGAAGCCTTCTGTTGTCGGGCTGAGCCAGGCGCTGGAGAATCTGGCGGGAAAAAACCTGTCAACAAAACAGGCCGTAAAGCTGTTCGGGGTGGAAAACCTCAGCGCAGCATCCATCCTGGTGCAGAACCGCGAGAAGGTGGAGTCGCTGACCGCCGCCCTGACCGGTACGCAGACCGCGCATGAGCAGGCCGAAATCAGGGTAAATAACCTGAACGGCGATCTTCTCAGCCTGACTTCGGCTTTTGAAGGTCTGATTATTAAGGTAGGACAGAGCGGAAACGGCCCGCTGCGCAGTGGTGTTCAGACCGTTACCGATGCCATTAATGGCCTGACGGATAATTTCAATACAGTAGCTAACGTTGCGCTGTATACGCTGATTCCTGTTCTGGCGACAAAACTGACGGCAGGTATCAGGGGGAACATCGGTGCCTGGGTTGAGCAGCAGCAGGCAGTCAGGGCCAGCGCGATGGCGCAGGCCGATATGGCGCGAAAAACGCTGGAAAGTACCGCTGCCACGCTGGCGCAGAATAACGCAGAATTCGGGCGTTATCGGGAAATGGAGAAAAGCGCCAGGCAATTTGGCCTTAACGTGAGTTACCAGAGCGAGTTTAACCGCTTAATTCGCCAGGAAACCGAGCAGACACTGCTCTCCACCCAGGCAAAGAGCCAGCTGAATGCAGCCAATAAACAGCTTTCCGTTTCAGCCCGCGCAGCCTCTGCAGCGGTAGGTATGGCCAGAGGGGCGCTGGCACTGTTGGGCGGTCCTGTGGGCGCAGCGATGCTGGCCGGTTCGGCGCTGCTCTATTTCCATAATCAGGCGAAGAACGCCCGCCAGTCGGCGATTGACCTGAAAAATGCTGTTGTTGAAACGAATGAAGAACTCAAAAAACTGTCGCTTAACCAGCTCAACGTGAAGCAGTTGGACATTGATGAACAGTTTGAGAATCAGGTTATTCAGCGAAATAAACTGATTAAAGAAATTCAGGATGCGGAAAGCCGTATTGATGGATTGAGTGGCTTCGATCCGTTCGGACAACTTAAAGGCGTACAGAACGATAAAACCCGCTACAAAGGGGATCTGGATGCCGTTGAACAGGGGTTAAAACTCCTCAAAGAACGGCAAAAAATTGTCAAAGAGGCCATAGAACAAGCTAAATCAGGGAAACTCGATCCCACACCGAAGCCGGATAAACCAGGGAATGAAACAGGGAGCGATAAACCTGATACCCCCTGGACCGGGGAAGGCGGGGATACTGGAAAGGGGCAAAAGTCGAAGGTTAACCAGTATGAGCAACTGCGGCGTGAAATCGAAGCGGCGCATGCCTCCAGTCTCGGACGTATCAACCTGCAGGAGCAAGAAAGCGCCAGAAAACTTCTTGAAGCCGCCCGCGCTGACGGAGCCAGCGAGGCTGATATTCAGAAGACTTTGCTGCTGAATGCTGAAAACTATCAGAAACAGCGCCTCGAACTGGCAGAACAGTATGCGCCAGCCAGAGCAACTCTTACGAAAGAGCGTGAAGCGAGCCAGGAGCTGAAGTCGCTCCTGAATGCCCGTCTTCTGGATGAAAAGGAATACCAGACGGCCAGAATCACGCTGGCACAAAGTACGGCCCGCGAACTGTTACAGGCACAGGCAGCGGCAATGTCTGCCCCTCTGATTGATATCGCCGGGATGGTTGATCCGCTGGCAGAACTGCGCAATCAACTGGCCGAGCATCAGTCACTGCTGCAGGCGTTTTACCAGAACGATGCGATCAACAAAGAGCAGTACGAACTGTTGAAGCAAAAGGCGGATAAAGATTCCGCTGATGCGCAGTACCAGACGGCGGTGGAGCTTTATAAGTCGCAGGGAAACCTGAACAGCCTCGCCATTGGCCTGATGGAAACCACCCAGGAGCGAACCTCCAACATGCTGACCGGCATGCTGAATGGTACACAGACACTCCGGGACGGGATGATTGGGTTATTTGCCTCCCTGACACAGTCGGTGATTAAAAACCTTGTCGATATGGCAGCGCAGGCGCTGATTACCAACACCATCCTGAAATCCATCATGGGTATCGGCGGCAGTCTTTTTGGCGGCGCAGTCACCGCGAGCACCGGCACGGCCATCAGCAGTTTTGGCAGCAGTTTTAGTTTTAATGCGAAGGGCGGTGTTTATGACTCACCTTCATTAAGTGCCTACAGCAACGGCATCTATGACAGCCCGACCCTGTTTGCTTTTGCAAAGGGGGCTGGCGTGTTTGGTGAGGCTGGTCCGGAAGCCATTATGCCTCTGGCGAAAACGACTGACGGTACGCTGGGTGTCAGGGCGCTGGGTGACCCTGGTTCTTCTGGTGGTGGTATGAATGGGGGGATTGCTTATTCACCTGTGTATCACATTGCCATTCAGAATGACGGACAAAACGGGGAGATAGGGCCGCAGGCATCGCAGATGCTGGTCAAAATGATCGACACGCGTGTCATGAGTATCCTGAGAACTCAGGGCCGCGATGGCGGCATGCTGGCGGGAGGATAA
- a CDS encoding phage tail protein: MKTFHWAPREGMQSSVSPSVTTIKFGDGYEQRRPTGLNHQLINFQPVFRITSDNSRTALEAFLAEHGGYKAFLWRPPKYNRTIKVVCREWSVTDNVTYSDFSCKFEQVIA, encoded by the coding sequence GTGAAAACCTTTCATTGGGCACCCAGGGAGGGGATGCAGTCGTCTGTTTCCCCTTCGGTGACAACCATTAAATTTGGGGATGGTTATGAGCAACGTCGCCCGACCGGACTCAACCATCAGTTAATTAACTTCCAGCCTGTTTTCCGTATCACGTCGGACAATTCCCGCACCGCACTTGAAGCGTTTCTGGCGGAGCACGGGGGATATAAAGCCTTTCTGTGGCGACCACCAAAATACAACCGCACGATTAAAGTTGTCTGCCGAGAGTGGTCTGTTACGGACAACGTCACGTATTCCGATTTCAGCTGTAAATTTGAGCAGGTCATTGCTTAA
- a CDS encoding phage minor tail protein L has product MQDIPQNTLNETTKTEQSARIDLWEIDLTAFGGQRYYFSNELNERGEPVTWQGRKYDVYPIQGTGFDLVGKGTTARPTLAVSNLFGMVTGLAADMQSLVGATVVRHVVYARFLDAVNFTGGNPEADPEQEVVSRWVIEQLSELKATTATFVLATPTETDGSVFPARIMLADVCNWTYRSEECGYAGPPVADEFDKPTADPAKDVCSKCRTGCELRDNLPRIGCFLSINRLS; this is encoded by the coding sequence ATGCAGGATATTCCTCAGAACACCCTCAACGAAACCACGAAAACCGAACAGTCGGCCCGCATTGATTTGTGGGAAATCGACCTGACGGCCTTTGGTGGCCAGCGTTACTATTTTTCAAATGAACTGAATGAGAGGGGCGAGCCGGTCACCTGGCAGGGCCGGAAGTATGACGTTTACCCGATACAGGGAACCGGGTTCGACCTGGTAGGGAAAGGGACTACCGCCCGCCCGACGCTGGCGGTGTCGAACCTGTTTGGCATGGTTACGGGACTTGCGGCAGATATGCAGAGCCTCGTCGGGGCCACGGTGGTAAGGCATGTTGTGTACGCCCGTTTTCTCGATGCGGTGAACTTTACAGGCGGCAACCCGGAGGCCGATCCGGAACAGGAAGTAGTCAGCCGCTGGGTGATTGAACAACTGTCAGAGCTGAAAGCCACCACGGCGACCTTCGTACTGGCCACACCGACCGAAACGGACGGCAGCGTGTTTCCGGCGCGGATCATGCTGGCTGATGTCTGCAACTGGACCTACCGTTCTGAGGAGTGTGGGTATGCCGGGCCGCCTGTGGCGGATGAATTTGACAAACCCACGGCAGACCCGGCAAAAGATGTCTGCAGCAAATGCCGTACCGGCTGCGAGCTGCGTGATAACCTGCCGCGCATCGGCTGCTTCCTTTCGATTAACCGTCTTTCCTGA
- a CDS encoding C40 family peptidase produces MNKTILAHAAACAPAESCGYVVKTPAGELYFPCQNLSAEPTMYFRMDPADYLQVQAAGDVVALVHSHPDGLPFLSDVDRRLQVQSDLPWWLVCDDRIYKFRCMPFLTGRAFEHGVTDCYTLFRDAYHLAGIEMPDFARKEDWWKQGDNLYLDNLEATGFYRVNATEAQPGDILICCFGSSVANHAAIYCGDGELLHHIPDQLSKRERYTDKWQRRTHSIWRHRAWHESAFTGIYNDLAAASASV; encoded by the coding sequence ATGAACAAAACTATCCTGGCGCATGCCGCTGCGTGTGCGCCGGCTGAATCGTGCGGCTATGTGGTGAAGACACCTGCCGGGGAGCTGTATTTTCCCTGCCAGAATCTTTCCGCTGAACCGACAATGTATTTCCGCATGGATCCGGCAGATTACCTTCAGGTGCAGGCGGCAGGCGATGTGGTGGCCCTGGTCCACAGCCATCCCGATGGACTGCCGTTTCTCAGCGATGTTGATCGCCGCCTGCAGGTTCAGAGTGACCTGCCGTGGTGGCTGGTCTGCGATGACCGGATATACAAATTTCGTTGCATGCCGTTTCTCACCGGGCGGGCATTTGAGCATGGCGTGACGGACTGTTACACCCTGTTCCGCGATGCGTACCATCTGGCCGGTATTGAGATGCCGGATTTTGCGCGGAAGGAGGACTGGTGGAAGCAGGGGGATAATCTGTATCTGGATAATCTGGAGGCGACCGGTTTTTACCGGGTGAATGCCACAGAGGCCCAGCCCGGAGACATTCTGATTTGTTGTTTTGGTTCATCGGTTGCCAACCATGCTGCGATTTACTGCGGCGACGGCGAACTGTTGCACCATATTCCTGACCAGCTCAGTAAACGCGAGAGGTATACCGACAAATGGCAACGCCGCACACACTCGATATGGCGACACCGGGCATGGCACGAGTCTGCCTTCACGGGGATTTACAACGATTTGGCCGCCGCTTCAGCCTCAGTATAA
- a CDS encoding tail assembly protein, whose amino-acid sequence MATPHTLDMATPGMARVCLHGDLQRFGRRFSLSIKTGAEAIYALAMQVPGFRQKMNDGWYQIRIAGLDVNETSLSARLHEPLPDGAIIHIVPRMAGAKSGGLFQVVLGAVAIAASFFTAGASLAAWGAALSAGAISASSVLFSMGAAMMLGGVAQMLTPQAKIPSSRQTDNGKQNTWFSSLDNMMAQGNALPVLYGEMLVGSRAISQEISTRDEGGGGQVVIIGR is encoded by the coding sequence ATGGCAACGCCGCACACACTCGATATGGCGACACCGGGCATGGCACGAGTCTGCCTTCACGGGGATTTACAACGATTTGGCCGCCGCTTCAGCCTCAGTATAAAAACGGGGGCCGAGGCCATTTACGCGCTGGCCATGCAGGTTCCGGGCTTCCGGCAGAAAATGAATGATGGCTGGTATCAGATACGCATTGCGGGCCTGGATGTGAATGAAACCAGCCTGTCAGCCCGTCTGCACGAGCCGCTGCCGGACGGTGCCATTATTCATATTGTCCCACGCATGGCTGGGGCTAAATCCGGTGGTCTGTTCCAGGTGGTGCTGGGAGCAGTAGCAATAGCCGCGTCCTTTTTTACAGCAGGGGCTTCACTGGCCGCCTGGGGAGCAGCGTTATCTGCCGGTGCTATTTCGGCATCCTCGGTTCTGTTTTCTATGGGGGCGGCCATGATGCTGGGTGGTGTGGCGCAGATGCTGACGCCGCAGGCAAAAATCCCCTCGTCCCGGCAGACCGATAACGGCAAACAGAACACCTGGTTTTCGTCGCTGGACAACATGATGGCGCAGGGTAATGCCCTGCCGGTGTTATACGGTGAAATGCTGGTCGGATCCCGCGCGATCTCCCAGGAAATCAGCACACGGGATGAAGGTGGCGGGGGGCAGGTGGTGATCATCGGTCGCTGA
- a CDS encoding host specificity protein J, with protein sequence MGKGGGSSKTPHEAPDDLKSSQMLTVVDAICEGPIEGPVDGLKSVRINKTPVLDSDGNAMVHGVTVVYRVGEDEQTAMEGFEDSGAETLLGVEVKKSEPVTRTITTKTLDRLRFTFGVQSLVSTSTKGDRNPTSVQMQIQFRREGKWQVERNITITGKTTTQFLASVVIDDLPPRPFEVRMLRLTDDSTTDLLQNKTVWSGYTEIIDVKQRYPNTAVIGVKVDAEQFGSQQVTRNYLLRGRIVPVPSNYDPLTRTYTGLWDGTFKPAWTDNPAWCVLDMLTHPRYGMGSRIGVADVDKWALYAIAQYCDQPVPDGFGRTEPRITCNAYLTEQRKAWDVLGDFCSLMRCMPVWNGSALTFVQDRPADKVWTYTQSNVVMPADGAPFIHSFSALKERHNAAEVRYTDPNNGWETSTELVENDAAIRRYGRNVLKMDAFACTSRGQAHRAGLWAITTELLETQTVDFSVGAEGLRHVPGDIIEVCDSDYAGVTVGGRVLSVDSLTRTLTLDREVEIPAGGNVVLNLVGSDGQPVTVAVTAHPAPDRVTVSQLPDGVAAYSVWGLKLPDLRQRLFRCVAIRENDDGTYAITAVQHVPEKGSIVDNGATFDPFPDTGITNTPPAVQHLTTEILAEEGQYQARARWDTPRVVKGVNFSLRLTVKAEDNSDRLASSLTLTKTEHTFRNLTPGRYTLTVRAVNSQGQQGDPASTDFSIAAPAVPSYVELTPGYFQITATPRQAVYDPTVQYEFWFTDTQIADIRQVETDARYLGTALYWIAANANIKPGKDYYFYIRAVNQVGKSAFVEAKGQASNDAAGYLDFFKGEITESHLGKELLEKVELTEDNASRLDEFSKEWQDANDKWNAMWGVKIEQTKDGKHYVAGLGLSMEDTEEGKVSQFLVAANRIAFIDPANGNETPMFVAQGNQIFMNEVFLKYLTAPTITSGGNPPTFMLTPAGRLTARNADISGHISANSGALNNVTIEENCTIKGTMRAEKIVGDIVKAVGGAFPGTPRYPNGTLTVQIQDDHDFDRQIIIPPITFAGASGQSATSNDRWTDCGLVVKHNGREIYNAYPAIPTKSFSTVIDMPAGSGNVTLSFTVSSKGNGGGGDSPAFISNLLVMVVKKNSTGISIY encoded by the coding sequence ATGGGTAAGGGTGGTGGCAGCAGTAAAACACCGCATGAGGCTCCTGACGACCTGAAATCCAGTCAGATGCTGACGGTAGTTGATGCCATCTGCGAGGGGCCGATTGAAGGTCCTGTGGACGGGCTGAAGAGTGTCAGAATTAACAAAACGCCGGTCCTCGACAGCGACGGTAACGCGATGGTTCATGGTGTCACCGTGGTTTACCGCGTGGGGGAGGATGAGCAAACCGCGATGGAGGGATTCGAAGACTCCGGGGCGGAAACCCTGCTGGGTGTGGAGGTGAAGAAGTCAGAGCCGGTAACCCGCACGATTACCACTAAAACGCTGGACCGTCTGCGCTTTACCTTTGGTGTGCAGTCGCTGGTCAGTACCAGTACCAAAGGCGATCGCAACCCGACCAGCGTACAGATGCAGATCCAGTTTCGCCGGGAAGGTAAGTGGCAGGTGGAACGGAATATCACCATTACAGGTAAAACGACCACGCAGTTTCTGGCATCTGTGGTGATTGATGATTTACCGCCCCGACCGTTTGAAGTCCGCATGCTACGCCTCACTGATGACAGTACGACAGACCTGCTGCAGAACAAAACGGTGTGGTCGGGCTATACCGAAATTATCGATGTGAAACAACGTTACCCGAATACCGCTGTTATCGGCGTAAAAGTGGACGCGGAGCAGTTTGGCAGCCAGCAGGTCACGCGAAACTATCTCCTGCGCGGGCGTATTGTGCCGGTGCCGTCAAATTACGACCCGTTAACGCGGACTTATACGGGACTCTGGGACGGGACGTTTAAACCCGCCTGGACAGATAATCCGGCCTGGTGTGTGCTGGATATGCTGACTCACCCGCGCTATGGCATGGGAAGCCGCATTGGTGTTGCCGATGTGGACAAGTGGGCGCTGTATGCCATTGCACAGTACTGCGATCAGCCTGTCCCTGACGGTTTTGGCAGGACTGAGCCGCGTATCACCTGCAATGCGTATCTGACGGAGCAGCGTAAAGCGTGGGACGTGCTGGGGGACTTTTGTTCCCTGATGCGCTGCATGCCGGTCTGGAACGGCAGCGCCCTGACGTTTGTACAGGACCGGCCCGCCGATAAAGTCTGGACTTATACACAAAGTAATGTGGTCATGCCCGCTGACGGTGCGCCGTTCATCCACAGCTTCAGCGCACTGAAAGAGCGCCATAATGCCGCCGAGGTCCGTTACACCGACCCGAATAACGGCTGGGAAACGTCCACCGAGCTGGTGGAAAACGATGCTGCCATCCGGCGCTACGGTCGCAACGTTCTGAAGATGGATGCGTTCGCCTGTACCAGCCGTGGGCAGGCGCACCGCGCCGGACTGTGGGCCATCACCACCGAATTGCTGGAAACACAGACGGTGGATTTTTCCGTAGGGGCTGAGGGATTACGCCACGTTCCCGGCGATATCATTGAGGTCTGCGACAGTGATTATGCCGGTGTGACCGTGGGCGGACGCGTCCTGTCGGTCGACAGCCTTACGCGCACGCTCACGCTGGACCGTGAGGTGGAGATACCGGCAGGCGGCAATGTTGTGCTGAACCTAGTGGGCAGCGATGGCCAGCCTGTTACCGTAGCAGTTACCGCACATCCGGCTCCGGACCGCGTGACCGTCAGCCAGTTACCCGATGGCGTGGCGGCGTACAGCGTGTGGGGGCTGAAACTGCCGGACCTGCGCCAGCGCCTGTTTCGCTGTGTGGCCATACGGGAAAACGATGACGGCACGTATGCCATTACCGCCGTACAGCATGTTCCGGAGAAAGGATCCATTGTGGACAACGGGGCGACGTTTGATCCGTTTCCGGACACCGGTATAACGAATACGCCGCCTGCCGTACAGCACCTGACCACAGAGATTCTGGCAGAGGAGGGGCAGTATCAGGCGCGGGCGCGATGGGATACCCCGCGTGTGGTTAAGGGGGTTAACTTCTCCCTGCGCCTGACGGTGAAAGCGGAAGATAACAGCGACCGGCTGGCCAGCAGCCTGACCCTGACAAAAACGGAGCACACTTTCCGTAACCTGACGCCGGGACGTTACACCCTGACGGTCCGGGCAGTGAACAGCCAGGGCCAGCAGGGCGACCCCGCCAGCACGGATTTCAGCATCGCCGCACCCGCAGTACCGTCTTATGTTGAACTGACTCCCGGCTATTTCCAGATAACCGCCACCCCGCGCCAGGCGGTATATGACCCCACAGTGCAGTATGAATTCTGGTTTACGGATACGCAGATTGCCGATATCCGCCAGGTGGAAACCGATGCGCGTTATCTCGGCACCGCGCTGTACTGGATTGCAGCAAACGCGAATATCAAACCCGGCAAGGATTATTACTTCTATATCCGGGCCGTGAACCAGGTCGGGAAATCGGCGTTCGTGGAGGCTAAAGGGCAGGCCAGCAACGATGCGGCGGGTTACCTGGATTTCTTCAAAGGGGAAATCACCGAAAGCCATCTTGGGAAAGAGCTGCTGGAGAAGGTGGAGCTGACGGAAGACAACGCCAGCCGGCTGGATGAGTTTTCGAAAGAATGGCAGGACGCGAACGACAAATGGAATGCCATGTGGGGCGTGAAGATAGAGCAGACCAAAGACGGGAAGCACTATGTGGCTGGTCTGGGCCTGAGCATGGAAGACACGGAAGAAGGGAAGGTAAGCCAGTTCCTGGTGGCAGCAAACCGTATCGCGTTTATCGACCCGGCAAACGGTAATGAGACCCCGATGTTTGTGGCTCAGGGGAATCAGATATTTATGAACGAGGTGTTCCTCAAGTATCTGACGGCTCCCACTATCACCAGCGGCGGGAACCCGCCGACCTTTATGCTGACGCCTGCCGGCAGGCTGACCGCCCGTAATGCGGATATCAGCGGCCATATCAGTGCAAACTCTGGTGCTCTCAACAATGTGACCATTGAGGAAAACTGCACCATCAAGGGGACGATGCGGGCAGAGAAGATTGTTGGCGATATCGTTAAAGCAGTTGGAGGGGCTTTCCCCGGTACCCCGCGTTACCCGAATGGAACCCTCACGGTCCAGATACAGGATGATCACGATTTTGATCGGCAGATAATTATTCCCCCCATCACTTTTGCAGGAGCAAGTGGGCAATCAGCCACAAGTAATGACCGGTGGACAGATTGTGGGCTTGTTGTGAAGCACAACGGCAGAGAGATATACAACGCATATCCCGCAATTCCAACGAAATCATTCAGTACAGTCATTGATATGCCAGCAGGATCTGGAAATGTGACCCTGAGTTTTACGGTTTCATCTAAGGGTAATGGTGGTGGTGGTGATAGCCCGGCTTTTATCAGTAACCTGCTGGTCATGGTGGTGAAGAAGAACAGCACAGGCATCAGCATTTACTGA